The genomic stretch GTTTTACGCCGGTTTAGAACGGGCCTTTTCGTTGAAACTGGGTGTCTTTTCTTAAATAATAATCACGACGCAACGCTGTAATACGCCAAAAGAGGTCGAATGGCTCACGATTTCACCGTCACCTTCCGGGGGGTCCGGGGGAGCATCCCCGTGCCCGGCCCGTCCACGCTCAAGATCGGGGGCAATTCTTCCTGCGTCCAGGTCAACGTGCTGGACCATGACATCTTCTTGGACGCCGGCACGGGCATCGTGGCCGCGGGCCAGCAGATGGTGCGCAACTTTTTCTCCAACCGCGACAAGATCAAGCGCCTCAAGGCGACCATCCTTATTTCCCACACCCACCACGACCACATCATGGGGCTTCCCTTCTTCCCGCCCCTCTACATCGGCGACTCCGCCCTTTCCATCTTCGGCCCCTCGGTCTATGGCCCCGTGGGCGCGGACACCGGCCTGGAATACGTGCTGGCCATGATGATGGACCAGATGTTCTTCCCCATCGACCTCAAGGAGACCCATTCGATCAAGCGCATCACCACCTTGAAGCCCTTCGACCAGGTGCTTTTGGCGGAGGGGGGCGAAGCGGAAGTGGTGAACCTGCAGACCGACTTTAGGGCCACCTTCAAGGACAAGGTCATCATCAGCCAGTACCGGGCCTACAACCACCCCAAGAACGGGACCCTGGTCTATAAGCTCCAGTACGCGGGAAAATCCATCGTTTACGCCACCGACCTGGAAGGCTATGTGGACGGCGACCGCCGGCTGATCCAGTTCGCCAAGGGTGCGGACCTCCTGATCCACGACGCCCAATACACCCAGGAGCAGTACACCGGCCCCGTCTCCACCCAGGGCTTCGGCCATTCCACTCCCGAGATGGCCTGCCTGGTCGCCAAGGAGGCGGGCGTGAAGCAATTGGCGCTCTACCATCACGATCCCAACCACGACGACGCTTTCCTGGCCCAGAAGGAGGAGAAGGCCAAGGCCCTCTTCACCAACACCATCACCGCGGCCGAGGGTCTCATCCTCACCATTTAGGTATAAAAGACCCCTCTGTCCTTGAGCGCAGCTCAATGGGCGAGGGTCTTATCCTTGCCATTTAAGGACCTCCGGGGCGCAAAAAGGCCCGGGCCCTTCCCCGTTCTTCCCGTCAGTTGTTCTTATATTTTTGAATCTTCTCGTGCAGGTCCCGCAGCTCATCGG from bacterium encodes the following:
- a CDS encoding MBL fold metallo-hydrolase, producing the protein MAHDFTVTFRGVRGSIPVPGPSTLKIGGNSSCVQVNVLDHDIFLDAGTGIVAAGQQMVRNFFSNRDKIKRLKATILISHTHHDHIMGLPFFPPLYIGDSALSIFGPSVYGPVGADTGLEYVLAMMMDQMFFPIDLKETHSIKRITTLKPFDQVLLAEGGEAEVVNLQTDFRATFKDKVIISQYRAYNHPKNGTLVYKLQYAGKSIVYATDLEGYVDGDRRLIQFAKGADLLIHDAQYTQEQYTGPVSTQGFGHSTPEMACLVAKEAGVKQLALYHHDPNHDDAFLAQKEEKAKALFTNTITAAEGLILTI